One Romboutsia sp. 13368 genomic window carries:
- the hflX gene encoding GTPase HflX has protein sequence MEEKKERALLVGLNITSTARKIDDIDINESMDELKELAKAAGAEVVGSLIQNRQSRDSAFYVGKGKVEEIKAYSDSLGATVVIFNDELSGAHIRNIEEVVGVKIIDRTTLILDIFAQRALSKEGKLQVELAQLNYRLPRLYGMGGQMSRTGAGIGTRGPGEQKLEIDKRTILNKAADIRRELREVKKIRETQRVQRLKSSIPIVALVGYTNAGKSTLLNELIKTHKDYDVEKEVMAKDMLFATLDVTLRKALLPNKKEFLVVDTVGFVSKLPHDLVEAFKATLEEVQYADLILHVIDATNSNYELQKSTTEKVLKELGADTKPTILVYNKIDRLELDIYPKNHDDIVYISAKKGINMDKLIDIIQDNIMKNTYAVTLILPYERGDIFSRLKNKYNIENFEYVENGITLDVNLEEEDYNIYKEYILEK, from the coding sequence ATGGAAGAAAAAAAGGAAAGAGCTTTACTTGTAGGATTAAACATTACATCTACAGCAAGAAAAATAGATGATATAGATATAAATGAATCTATGGATGAATTAAAAGAGTTAGCAAAAGCTGCAGGAGCAGAAGTTGTAGGAAGTTTAATTCAAAATAGACAATCTAGAGACTCTGCATTTTATGTAGGAAAAGGAAAAGTAGAAGAGATAAAAGCATACAGTGATTCATTAGGAGCTACAGTTGTTATTTTTAATGATGAATTATCTGGAGCGCATATAAGAAATATTGAGGAAGTAGTTGGTGTAAAAATTATAGATAGAACTACATTAATACTTGATATATTTGCTCAAAGAGCACTTAGCAAAGAAGGTAAACTTCAAGTTGAGTTAGCTCAATTAAACTACAGATTACCTAGATTATATGGTATGGGTGGTCAAATGAGTAGAACTGGAGCTGGTATAGGAACAAGAGGTCCAGGGGAACAAAAACTTGAAATAGATAAAAGAACTATACTTAATAAAGCAGCTGATATAAGACGTGAGCTTAGAGAAGTTAAAAAAATAAGAGAGACTCAAAGAGTTCAACGTTTAAAATCTAGTATACCGATAGTAGCACTTGTTGGATATACAAATGCAGGTAAATCAACTTTATTAAATGAACTTATAAAAACTCATAAGGATTATGATGTAGAAAAAGAAGTTATGGCTAAAGATATGCTGTTTGCTACTCTTGATGTAACTTTAAGGAAGGCGCTATTACCTAATAAAAAAGAATTTTTAGTGGTAGATACAGTTGGATTTGTAAGCAAACTTCCTCATGATTTAGTAGAAGCTTTTAAAGCAACATTAGAAGAAGTTCAATATGCAGATTTAATTTTACATGTAATAGATGCAACTAACTCTAATTATGAATTACAAAAAAGTACTACAGAAAAAGTACTTAAAGAACTAGGTGCAGATACTAAACCTACTATACTTGTATATAATAAAATAGATAGATTAGAACTAGATATATATCCTAAAAATCATGATGATATAGTTTATATATCTGCTAAAAAAGGTATAAACATGGATAAGTTAATAGACATTATACAAGATAATATAATGAAAAATACTTATGCAGTAACTTTAATACTACCTTATGAAAGAGGAGATATATTTAGTAGACTAAAAAATAAATACAATATAGAGAACTTTGAGTATGTAGAAAATGGAATAACATTAGATGTAAATCTAGAAGAAGAGGACTATAATATATATAAAGAGTATATTTTAGAAAAGTAG
- a CDS encoding TIGR01906 family membrane protein gives MKKIINVIFSIIFSVLIIITIVKFTVGFKQLYYFDIDYLNIPMLSGLSKEEIKENYDYTIDYNLSKENKEFELPTLKSSKQGKIHFEEVRDIFQNMNKIFNISLVLSIIGVIINILNKNIEILKTTSKTLILLPMILMLPVVINFEGSFVLFHKIMFNNDYWIFDPNLDPVINILPEKFFFHAGIMILILVIVASLANYLIYKLLKREQ, from the coding sequence ATGAAAAAAATTATTAATGTAATATTTTCGATTATTTTTAGTGTATTAATTATAATTACAATAGTAAAGTTTACTGTAGGATTTAAACAACTTTATTATTTTGATATAGATTACTTGAATATACCTATGTTGTCAGGTTTATCTAAAGAAGAAATAAAAGAAAATTACGATTATACGATAGATTATAATTTAAGTAAAGAGAACAAAGAATTTGAATTACCAACTTTAAAATCTTCGAAACAAGGTAAAATTCATTTTGAGGAAGTTAGAGATATATTTCAAAATATGAACAAAATATTTAATATATCATTAGTACTTTCTATAATAGGAGTAATAATAAATATATTAAATAAAAATATAGAAATATTAAAAACAACATCAAAAACATTAATTTTGCTACCGATGATATTAATGTTGCCAGTAGTTATAAATTTTGAAGGTAGTTTTGTATTATTTCACAAAATTATGTTTAACAATGACTATTGGATATTTGATCCGAATTTAGATCCGGTAATAAATATTTTACCTGAAAAATTTTTTTTCCATGCAGGTATTATGATTTTAATACTTGTAATTGTAGCTAGTTTAGCTAATTATTTAATATATAAACTTTTAAAAAGGGAGCAGTAA
- a CDS encoding ABC-F family ATP-binding cassette domain-containing protein, with translation MLVVENVSHGFGARTILENVSFRLRKGEHIALVGANGEGKSTFLNIITKKLMPDAGNIKWSSRVSVGYLDQHTVLEKGKTIRDILREAFKSMFDLEQEMLAMYDKMGEANDEEMAKLMEETADIQTILENSGFYMIDAKIQEIANGLGLGEIGLDRDVTDLSGGQRTKVLLTKLLLENPTILILDEPTNYLDEEHIVWLTRYLQEYENSFILVSHDISFINDTCNVIYHMENGELNRYKGNYDEFVRLNEIKKRQEENAYDKQVEERKRLEDFVARNKARVATRGMANSRQKQLDKMEILEKPKEKIKPTFGFKEARTPSRFVFETNDLILGYDEALTKPLNFILERNQKIALKGMNGIGKSTLLKTLLGIIKPFGGEVRHGDYLEVGYFEQESSRDNYNTPMDEVWAEFPGLTNFEVRQSLAKCGLTNEHITSQMRVLSGGEAAKVRLCKIMLKNINLLVLDEPTNHLDVEAKDELKKAIKEFKGTVLLVSHEPEFYMDIVDDVWNIEDFTTKIVXKILWGI, from the coding sequence ATGCTAGTAGTAGAAAATGTAAGCCATGGCTTTGGAGCTAGAACTATACTAGAAAATGTTTCATTTAGACTTAGAAAAGGTGAACATATAGCATTAGTTGGAGCAAATGGAGAAGGTAAATCAACTTTCTTAAATATAATAACAAAAAAACTTATGCCAGATGCAGGTAATATAAAGTGGTCATCAAGAGTTAGTGTAGGTTACTTAGATCAACATACTGTTCTTGAAAAAGGGAAAACTATTAGAGATATATTAAGAGAAGCTTTTAAGTCAATGTTTGATTTAGAGCAAGAAATGTTAGCTATGTACGACAAAATGGGTGAGGCTAATGATGAAGAAATGGCTAAACTTATGGAAGAAACAGCAGATATACAAACTATATTAGAAAATAGCGGATTTTATATGATAGACGCTAAAATACAAGAAATAGCTAACGGATTAGGTCTTGGAGAAATAGGTTTAGATAGAGATGTAACTGATTTAAGTGGAGGACAAAGAACAAAAGTACTTCTTACTAAATTATTACTTGAAAATCCTACAATATTAATATTAGATGAGCCTACAAACTATTTAGATGAAGAACATATAGTTTGGTTAACAAGATATCTTCAAGAATACGAAAATAGTTTCATCTTAGTATCACATGATATATCATTTATAAATGACACTTGTAATGTAATATATCATATGGAAAATGGAGAACTAAATAGATATAAAGGAAATTATGATGAGTTTGTAAGACTTAATGAAATAAAGAAGCGTCAAGAAGAAAATGCATACGACAAGCAGGTTGAGGAGAGAAAGAGACTAGAGGACTTTGTAGCTAGAAATAAAGCAAGAGTTGCTACTCGTGGTATGGCAAATAGTAGACAAAAACAATTGGATAAAATGGAAATATTAGAAAAACCAAAAGAAAAGATAAAACCTACTTTTGGATTTAAAGAAGCGAGAACTCCAAGTAGATTTGTATTTGAAACAAATGATTTAATTTTAGGTTATGATGAAGCTTTAACTAAACCATTAAACTTTATATTAGAGAGAAATCAAAAGATAGCTTTAAAAGGTATGAATGGTATAGGTAAATCAACATTACTTAAAACATTACTTGGAATAATAAAACCATTTGGTGGAGAAGTAAGACATGGAGATTATTTAGAAGTTGGATACTTTGAACAAGAAAGCTCAAGAGATAACTATAATACTCCAATGGATGAAGTATGGGCAGAATTCCCAGGACTTACAAACTTTGAAGTAAGACAAAGTCTTGCTAAGTGTGGACTAACTAATGAGCATATAACAAGCCAAATGAGAGTTTTAAGCGGAGGAGAAGCTGCTAAAGTTAGATTATGTAAGATAATGTTAAAAAATATAAACTTATTAGTTTTAGACGAACCTACAAATCACTTAGACGTAGAAGCTAAAGATGAACTTAAGAAAGCTATAAAGGAATTTAAGGGAACAGTACTTTTAGTATCACATGAACCAGAATTCTACATGGATATAGTAGATGATGTGTGGAATATAGAAGATTTTACAACTAAGATAGTANTAAAAATACTTTGGGGTATTTAA
- a CDS encoding cysteine-rich small domain-containing protein produces the protein MSDNYKFFYHKECEFFPCHKTNKHDEFNCLFCYCPLYALGKNWGGNFKYINNDIKDCSSCLLPHNKNSYEYIMSKFQDIIKIAKNND, from the coding sequence ATGAGTGATAATTATAAATTTTTTTACCATAAAGAATGTGAATTCTTCCCATGTCATAAAACAAATAAACACGATGAATTTAACTGCTTATTTTGCTACTGCCCTTTATATGCTTTAGGTAAAAACTGGGGAGGCAATTTTAAATACATAAATAATGATATAAAAGATTGTTCTAGTTGCTTATTACCACACAATAAAAATAGCTATGAATATATTATGAGTAAGTTTCAAGATATTATTAAAATAGCAAAAAATAATGATTAA